The Geoglobus acetivorans genome window below encodes:
- a CDS encoding hydantoinase/oxoprolinase family protein, whose protein sequence is MIVGIDVGGTNTDVAFLSENQVKTFKFPNEYGVENILNRISREVDIKRSRLIISTSVPLNALTSEFDRIKVLSLVFPGPGLDYSRYGIVMRGYVNHRGIYVEEINEEEIVKALEGEEYDALAISSKFSIRNPVIEHKVSEVASNFIDGDRIALSHHVGLINFPLRINTTILNAKIAEKVKKLTESVKEIKEEFFYYKGDGGIIPWQIALRNPLELYNSSPAAVAYGAYFLTGIKDALVIDIGGTTTDLVLLKDGSPEVEEKVEINGMRTHVRCVRSFSLPYGGDSLYSGSLMPYRDGKSVAFGGDAPTLTDLLNALGAEIGSFQRSREKVGRADAEREVERYVNSVAEVVRNYRVKTIIGTGYLAQHLVPRIAEAAGRRYTIPEHYGSANAVGVAVSRISLTLYARFDTERRLAIFNGEVDQEQFESISGHPDDDELVELAIERAKELALKYGANERDLADIDVMYFNSFNIVKGGIKRGKIVDIIVQIKPGLCCDVV, encoded by the coding sequence ATGATAGTGGGTATAGATGTCGGGGGGACAAATACCGATGTAGCGTTTCTCTCAGAAAATCAGGTTAAAACCTTCAAATTTCCAAACGAGTATGGTGTTGAAAACATTCTGAACAGGATTTCCAGAGAGGTGGACATTAAGCGTTCAAGATTGATAATAAGCACGTCCGTCCCTCTCAATGCCCTCACGAGTGAATTCGACAGGATAAAGGTTCTGTCTCTTGTTTTTCCCGGCCCCGGACTGGATTACAGCCGTTATGGCATCGTTATGAGGGGTTACGTCAATCACAGGGGCATTTATGTTGAGGAGATTAACGAAGAGGAGATTGTAAAGGCTCTGGAAGGGGAGGAATATGATGCACTGGCAATCTCCTCAAAGTTTTCGATAAGAAATCCGGTTATAGAACACAAGGTTTCGGAGGTGGCCAGTAACTTCATAGATGGGGATAGGATTGCCCTGAGTCACCACGTTGGCCTGATAAACTTTCCCCTGAGGATAAATACCACAATTCTGAATGCAAAAATTGCTGAAAAGGTTAAAAAACTCACGGAGAGTGTTAAGGAGATCAAAGAGGAATTTTTCTATTACAAGGGAGATGGCGGAATAATACCCTGGCAGATAGCCCTGAGAAATCCTCTGGAACTTTACAACTCGAGTCCGGCAGCAGTTGCCTACGGAGCGTATTTTCTGACTGGAATTAAGGATGCCCTCGTCATTGATATTGGGGGAACGACCACTGATCTCGTACTTTTGAAGGATGGGTCTCCGGAAGTTGAGGAAAAGGTGGAAATCAATGGTATGAGGACTCATGTGAGGTGTGTGAGGAGTTTTTCACTTCCCTATGGGGGAGATAGCCTCTACAGCGGTTCTTTGATGCCATACAGAGATGGTAAATCTGTGGCTTTTGGAGGGGACGCTCCAACGCTCACCGACCTGCTCAATGCACTGGGGGCAGAGATTGGAAGTTTTCAGAGGTCGAGGGAAAAGGTTGGGAGGGCCGATGCAGAAAGGGAGGTTGAGAGGTATGTGAATTCCGTAGCTGAGGTCGTCAGGAATTACCGGGTTAAGACGATAATTGGAACGGGATACCTCGCCCAGCACCTTGTTCCCAGAATTGCCGAGGCAGCGGGGAGGAGATACACAATACCCGAGCATTACGGCTCGGCAAATGCTGTGGGTGTTGCGGTATCAAGAATAAGTCTCACGCTCTATGCCAGGTTCGATACCGAGAGGAGGCTTGCGATATTCAACGGAGAGGTTGATCAGGAGCAGTTTGAGAGCATATCTGGGCATCCGGATGATGATGAGCTTGTGGAACTTGCAATTGAGCGGGCCAAAGAACTGGCTCTGAAATACGGAGCAAATGAAAGGGACCTCGCGGACATAGATGTTATGTATTTCAACTCCTTCAATATTGTCAAAGGGGGCATAAAAAGGGGTAAGATTGTGGATATAATTGTTCAGATAAAGCCGGGATTGTGTTGTGATGTGGTATGA
- a CDS encoding histone deacetylase: protein MRTGIVYHPKYLEHEQSPTHPERRERLAYTLDQLMEEGIFDLENIVLLEPFEAEIQDVLEVHTREYVDFLIKTSETGGFIDLDTNVPVGLVDVALLAAGGAIRAAQAVIESEVDNAFAMIRPPGHHAKPHTGAGFCYLNNMAIMVRWIQKKGFRKVAIIDWDAHHGDGTQEIFYDDDSVLFISTHQMPLYPGTGYPYETGKGRGEGYTINVPLPPGTSDEGYFYVFEKVIEPVIQEFEPDFIAVSAGQDNHFTDPITGLALTAKGYAEIMKRAVNLASELCEGRIVTVLEGGYSVEHALPYTNLGIIAAMAGMDISNIREPENYLSELRWRKKYYATDRVVENVEEVRRIHSKYWECFGDD, encoded by the coding sequence ATGAGGACTGGAATCGTTTATCATCCTAAATATCTGGAGCATGAGCAGTCTCCGACTCACCCTGAGAGAAGGGAGAGGCTCGCATACACTCTGGATCAGCTCATGGAGGAGGGGATTTTTGACCTCGAAAATATCGTCCTTCTCGAGCCTTTTGAAGCTGAGATTCAGGATGTGCTGGAAGTTCATACAAGAGAGTACGTTGATTTTCTGATTAAGACAAGTGAAACAGGTGGTTTCATCGATCTGGACACCAATGTACCTGTCGGTCTTGTTGATGTGGCATTGCTTGCAGCTGGAGGTGCGATAAGGGCTGCACAGGCTGTAATCGAGTCTGAGGTTGACAACGCATTTGCAATGATTCGCCCGCCAGGCCATCACGCAAAACCCCACACCGGTGCCGGCTTCTGTTACCTCAACAACATGGCCATTATGGTCAGGTGGATTCAGAAAAAGGGCTTCCGGAAGGTGGCGATAATTGACTGGGATGCTCATCATGGGGACGGAACACAGGAGATATTTTATGACGATGATTCAGTTCTCTTCATCTCCACTCACCAGATGCCGCTGTATCCGGGGACAGGGTATCCGTACGAAACTGGAAAGGGTCGCGGTGAGGGCTACACGATTAATGTGCCTCTCCCTCCAGGCACGTCTGATGAGGGCTATTTCTACGTTTTTGAGAAGGTTATTGAGCCTGTCATTCAGGAATTTGAGCCTGACTTCATTGCGGTATCTGCAGGACAGGACAATCACTTCACCGACCCGATAACGGGCCTCGCACTGACTGCAAAAGGTTATGCCGAGATAATGAAGAGGGCCGTAAATCTTGCCAGCGAGCTTTGCGAGGGGAGGATTGTTACCGTTCTGGAAGGTGGATACAGTGTTGAGCATGCCCTTCCGTACACGAATCTTGGAATAATCGCTGCCATGGCTGGGATGGACATCTCCAACATTCGGGAGCCAGAAAACTACCTTTCTGAGCTCAGGTGGAGAAAGAAGTACTATGCCACCGACAGGGTTGTGGAGAATGTCGAGGAGGTCAGGAGGATTCATTCAAAATACTGGGAGTGCTTCGGGGATGATTAA
- a CDS encoding 4Fe-4S binding protein — protein sequence MTVSFEPEYCTGCGLCEVTCPKSAINVIKTVSGYHADIEGCIDCGVCTVYCQYGALTLDTSPFSQILDKIKYSKTEVNFENCVFCGKCAENCPRDAIDVEKRLEKDRVRLGYVRIGEGCIQCRNCVMFCPTDAVRIVRGRPEIDESKCIYCQICQGVCPKDVIEIHCDSCKIKFEYAVSGNVDVDIGCSLCGTCEMVCEFDAIHVNRIFAGEQSFDGNKCLGDECTICINICPNNAISYEYGDGKIVAFGDSCNFCGKCEKYCPGNAIGIERFVSERYEEIHLPGKISGYHEIHPIIEVSSKCIGCHFCESVCKIAKEINLSEVRGEVEPENCTACGLCESVCPMDAIVVREKL from the coding sequence ATGACAGTTTCCTTTGAGCCAGAATACTGCACGGGATGTGGGTTATGTGAAGTGACGTGCCCGAAATCGGCAATAAACGTCATCAAAACCGTTTCAGGTTATCATGCTGATATTGAGGGTTGCATTGACTGTGGTGTTTGCACAGTTTACTGCCAGTACGGTGCGCTGACTCTTGATACCTCACCTTTCAGCCAGATTCTTGACAAGATAAAATACTCCAAGACAGAAGTTAATTTTGAAAACTGTGTCTTTTGTGGGAAATGTGCCGAAAACTGCCCCAGAGATGCAATTGACGTTGAAAAACGGCTCGAGAAGGACAGGGTCAGGCTCGGTTATGTTCGCATTGGAGAGGGGTGCATTCAGTGCAGGAACTGTGTGATGTTCTGCCCCACCGATGCCGTCAGGATAGTCAGGGGCAGGCCTGAGATTGACGAGAGCAAGTGCATTTACTGCCAGATCTGCCAGGGTGTCTGTCCCAAGGATGTCATCGAAATACACTGCGATTCATGCAAGATAAAATTCGAATATGCCGTCTCCGGAAACGTGGATGTTGATATTGGCTGCTCACTTTGCGGAACGTGTGAAATGGTCTGTGAGTTTGATGCCATTCATGTTAACAGAATATTCGCAGGAGAGCAGAGCTTTGATGGGAACAAATGCCTTGGGGATGAATGCACGATTTGCATAAACATCTGTCCGAACAACGCAATATCGTATGAATACGGGGATGGCAAAATTGTTGCGTTCGGTGACTCATGCAATTTCTGCGGTAAATGTGAAAAGTACTGTCCGGGGAATGCGATAGGGATCGAGAGGTTCGTCTCCGAAAGGTATGAGGAAATCCATCTCCCGGGGAAGATAAGTGGTTATCACGAGATCCACCCGATCATAGAAGTCAGCAGCAAGTGCATAGGATGCCATTTCTGTGAATCCGTCTGTAAAATTGCAAAAGAAATCAATCTGTCCGAGGTCAGGGGCGAAGTCGAACCGGAGAACTGCACAGCATGCGGGCTGTGTGAGAGTGTTTGCCCGATGGATGCCATAGTTGTCAGGGAGAAGCTGTAA
- a CDS encoding MoaD family protein, with protein MVVIELFATLRERYGKRVEVEAEDFEDAIRKASEVFGKSFYSEVFEEAGSVRDDRIVLINGRNVKDLEKMPKLKKEDKISIFPPIAGG; from the coding sequence ATGGTTGTGATAGAATTATTCGCAACCCTCAGAGAAAGGTACGGTAAGAGGGTTGAGGTTGAGGCGGAGGATTTTGAGGATGCAATAAGGAAAGCTTCTGAGGTTTTTGGTAAGAGCTTTTACAGCGAGGTTTTTGAAGAGGCTGGCTCGGTCAGGGATGACAGAATAGTTCTCATAAATGGCAGAAACGTCAAGGACCTTGAAAAAATGCCTAAGCTGAAAAAAGAAGATAAGATAAGTATATTCCCTCCGATCGCCGGTGGTTAG
- a CDS encoding ATP/GTP-binding protein, giving the protein MEERIFVFAVGTAGSGKSYFTKAFSDYLDFKKIDHAIVNLDPGADYLPYEPDVDVREWFTVSDIMEKYNVGPNGAQIISADLIATRAQDIVDDLDLYSAEYVLVDTPGQMELFTMRSSGEIILRTFGVNNSVSVFLLDPVISQQPSGYISMVFLYSSAVLRLNIPQIPVLSKSDLLPEHTLRKITGWSDDPESLYDDIQEEKSLSRDLFHVLKDLGLIRPLIPVSSVSGYGMDDIYDIIQEIYFSGEDLESIRY; this is encoded by the coding sequence ATGGAAGAGAGAATTTTTGTATTCGCCGTAGGGACTGCCGGTAGCGGAAAATCATATTTCACCAAGGCTTTTTCAGATTACCTCGACTTTAAAAAGATAGATCACGCCATTGTCAATCTCGACCCCGGTGCTGATTATCTCCCATACGAGCCGGATGTGGATGTGAGAGAGTGGTTCACCGTATCGGACATCATGGAAAAATACAATGTCGGGCCAAACGGCGCTCAGATAATCTCAGCAGATCTCATTGCCACAAGGGCTCAGGATATCGTCGATGACCTCGACCTTTACAGCGCAGAGTACGTCCTTGTGGATACTCCGGGACAGATGGAGCTTTTCACAATGAGAAGCAGTGGAGAAATAATCCTGAGGACTTTCGGTGTGAATAATTCCGTTTCAGTGTTCCTTTTAGATCCCGTAATCTCACAGCAGCCATCAGGGTACATCTCCATGGTCTTCCTGTATTCCTCAGCAGTACTGAGACTGAACATACCACAGATTCCCGTTTTGAGCAAATCAGACCTTCTGCCCGAACACACGCTGAGAAAGATTACGGGCTGGAGCGATGACCCCGAATCGCTTTATGATGATATTCAGGAAGAAAAAAGCCTTTCAAGAGATTTGTTCCACGTCCTGAAGGATCTCGGACTTATCAGACCCCTCATTCCGGTTTCCTCAGTTAGCGGTTACGGAATGGACGACATATACGACATCATTCAGGAAATTTATTTCAGTGGAGAAGATCTCGAGAGCATAAGGTACTAA
- a CDS encoding DsrE/DsrF/DrsH-like family protein — MGKLALVLASGELEKLQAASIIASVASTLGNEVVVFATMDGLLAFRKDVVENKAWKTAGDLGKGMLESNVPLFVDTFRQAKEVGNLKMYACGMIMDMLKMSKDDFVDIFDDVVGVSAFLGMIEGAQVLFI, encoded by the coding sequence ATGGGAAAACTGGCTTTAGTTCTGGCAAGTGGGGAGCTTGAAAAGCTCCAGGCGGCAAGTATAATTGCAAGTGTGGCCTCAACTCTGGGAAATGAGGTTGTGGTCTTTGCAACAATGGATGGGTTGCTCGCTTTCAGAAAGGATGTTGTGGAGAATAAGGCATGGAAGACTGCCGGAGACCTCGGTAAGGGCATGCTGGAAAGCAATGTTCCCTTATTCGTGGACACATTCAGGCAGGCAAAGGAGGTAGGTAACCTCAAGATGTATGCCTGCGGTATGATCATGGACATGCTCAAGATGAGCAAGGACGACTTTGTGGACATCTTTGATGACGTTGTTGGAGTTTCGGCTTTCCTTGGAATGATCGAGGGAGCACAGGTTCTGTTTATCTGA
- a CDS encoding sulfurtransferase TusA family protein produces MEVKADRVVDARGSYCPGPLMELIKAIREEDVGRIIEVWSSDESSAKDIPEWVKKAGHELVGVFEADGYWRIVVKKTR; encoded by the coding sequence ATGGAGGTAAAGGCTGACAGGGTTGTGGACGCAAGGGGCAGCTACTGTCCGGGACCGCTCATGGAACTGATCAAGGCTATCAGAGAGGAAGACGTTGGCAGGATTATTGAGGTCTGGTCAAGTGATGAAAGCTCGGCTAAGGACATTCCGGAATGGGTTAAAAAGGCTGGACACGAACTTGTAGGGGTTTTTGAGGCGGACGGATACTGGAGAATTGTCGTGAAGAAAACCAGATAA
- a CDS encoding FAD-dependent oxidoreductase: MKRVVILGGGVAGTLTANYLVPKIKERIKNEEVQITLISDRNFQIYEPGFLYLIFNRLGEGELKRNLGELLDPAVQLVIDRATKIDADNSRVVTENGSYDYDYLVIATGSRVVPEEIPGLKEGGHWFYNLEGATRLREALAKFNGGKIVVSVMGIPHKCPVAPMEVTFILHDFLRRRNLRDKTELLYTYPINKIFTMDPVVELVQPMFDERGIQYKTFFNPIEVDAKNRKVITLEGEEESYDLLIAIPPHRGAQVIIDSGLGDKGGWVPTDKYTLRVDGYDNMYALGDATNLPVSKAGSVAHFQAEVVAENLAAEIEGIEPTAMFNGKAFCFIETGWEEATYIWFDYFTPPRPVLPSKFVHFVKMAYNKAYWLTARGLL, encoded by the coding sequence ATGAAAAGGGTTGTCATTCTCGGTGGGGGTGTTGCAGGCACCCTCACGGCGAACTATCTTGTTCCGAAAATAAAAGAGAGGATTAAAAACGAAGAAGTTCAGATAACGCTCATCTCCGACAGGAATTTTCAGATTTACGAACCTGGTTTCCTCTATCTGATTTTCAACAGGCTTGGAGAAGGTGAGCTGAAGAGAAATCTTGGCGAACTGCTGGACCCCGCAGTTCAGCTTGTGATAGACAGGGCGACGAAAATAGATGCTGACAACAGCAGAGTTGTAACTGAAAACGGAAGCTACGATTACGACTATCTTGTCATTGCCACGGGCTCAAGAGTGGTTCCGGAGGAAATTCCTGGCCTTAAAGAGGGTGGCCACTGGTTCTACAATCTCGAAGGGGCCACGAGACTTAGAGAAGCGCTTGCGAAGTTTAACGGTGGAAAGATTGTTGTGAGCGTGATGGGCATCCCGCATAAATGCCCGGTTGCCCCCATGGAGGTTACGTTCATCCTGCACGACTTCCTGAGGAGGAGAAATCTGAGGGATAAGACAGAGCTTCTCTACACCTACCCGATAAACAAGATATTCACCATGGACCCGGTTGTGGAGCTTGTTCAGCCGATGTTCGATGAAAGGGGGATACAGTACAAGACGTTCTTCAACCCAATAGAGGTAGATGCCAAAAACAGAAAGGTTATCACGCTTGAGGGAGAAGAGGAGAGCTACGACCTGCTCATTGCCATCCCACCGCACAGGGGCGCCCAGGTCATAATCGATTCCGGGCTGGGAGACAAGGGTGGATGGGTGCCAACGGACAAGTACACCCTCCGGGTAGATGGATATGACAACATGTATGCCCTTGGAGATGCCACAAATCTGCCCGTGAGTAAAGCAGGGAGTGTTGCGCACTTTCAGGCAGAGGTTGTGGCTGAAAACCTCGCGGCGGAGATAGAGGGCATAGAGCCGACAGCGATGTTCAACGGAAAGGCGTTCTGCTTCATCGAGACCGGATGGGAAGAGGCAACCTACATCTGGTTCGATTACTTCACCCCGCCAAGGCCGGTTCTGCCGAGCAAGTTTGTCCACTTTGTCAAGATGGCGTACAACAAGGCTTACTGGCTAACTGCGAGAGGATTGCTGTGA
- a CDS encoding DUF1641 domain-containing protein, translating to MEDKTQELVEKLLENQDTIEKILEKIILLEKTGALDTLADLAAFVKVAQDTLSDEIIKKNSELITNLGLVSAKFTSDNALMLIDAIGDAICRCDKEPEPVGLTGLLKAMNDPDVKFALGFLINMAKALGRALRERA from the coding sequence ATGGAGGATAAGACTCAGGAACTTGTTGAAAAACTTCTCGAAAACCAGGATACAATAGAGAAAATTCTTGAAAAGATCATACTTCTCGAGAAAACGGGAGCGCTCGACACTCTGGCAGACTTGGCAGCATTCGTCAAAGTTGCACAGGACACTCTCAGTGATGAAATCATCAAAAAGAACTCCGAGCTGATCACGAACCTTGGTCTTGTGTCTGCCAAGTTCACCAGCGACAACGCTCTGATGCTGATCGACGCAATTGGAGATGCGATCTGCAGGTGCGACAAGGAACCAGAGCCTGTTGGGCTGACCGGATTGCTGAAAGCCATGAACGACCCCGATGTGAAATTTGCCCTCGGATTTCTCATCAACATGGCCAAAGCCCTCGGCAGAGCCCTCAGAGAGAGGGCGTAA
- a CDS encoding PUA domain-containing protein — protein MEVREPTKKELKVIRNALKFFRATDLLERYKIFIVESGKREVYLFTEEVFELLMKTDAVHAGVKIGEVGSRRFRMTLEGAFFIAKDRRRVIVTERGEMLFLYGRDVFAGSVVDVDEDVRENDVVFVCNRYGDVLGLGRSKYDADVIGELQQERVVVENLVDRGEYLRKEKLYDAH, from the coding sequence ATGGAAGTCAGAGAGCCTACGAAAAAGGAATTGAAGGTCATAAGAAACGCATTGAAATTTTTCAGGGCAACGGACCTTCTTGAAAGATACAAAATCTTCATCGTGGAATCTGGAAAAAGGGAGGTATATCTGTTCACGGAAGAGGTTTTTGAGCTTTTAATGAAAACAGACGCCGTTCATGCTGGCGTGAAGATTGGAGAAGTGGGTAGCCGAAGGTTTAGAATGACGCTGGAGGGTGCATTTTTCATCGCCAAAGACCGCAGAAGAGTGATTGTGACTGAAAGAGGAGAAATGCTCTTTCTTTACGGCAGGGACGTTTTTGCCGGCTCGGTTGTCGATGTTGATGAGGACGTCAGAGAAAATGACGTGGTGTTTGTGTGCAACAGATACGGTGATGTACTTGGCCTGGGCAGGTCGAAATATGATGCAGATGTGATTGGAGAGCTTCAGCAGGAAAGAGTGGTTGTGGAGAACCTTGTTGATAGAGGGGAATATCTGAGAAAGGAAAAGCTCTACGATGCCCACTAA
- a CDS encoding L-threonylcarbamoyladenylate synthase: MRIIRISSEKFSEEELSYPAELIKAGSLVAFPTETVYGLGANALEGKAVRKIFAAKGRPSDNPLIVHVHEHEQIYEIAEPNRVAEKLVEEFFPGPLTLVMKKKEVVPRETTGGLNTVAVRMPAHKVALKLIELSGVPIAAPSANKSGKPSPTRAEHVIEDFGNEIDCIIDAGKTRIGLESTVVDTTTYPLEILRPGAITREMLEEFFEVKVIRKSDVARSPGMKYRHYSPDADVIVLVGDTAREEMRELAERLSRDGRKVGIAAMKADEFQDIPTYNLGSTLREFAERLFDALRELDRVCDVIIVEGVEEKGLGLAIMNRLSKAGRVYRV, translated from the coding sequence GTGAGGATAATAAGAATATCATCCGAAAAATTCAGTGAGGAAGAACTATCTTATCCGGCGGAATTGATAAAAGCAGGTAGTCTGGTTGCTTTCCCAACCGAGACAGTTTACGGACTTGGAGCAAATGCACTTGAAGGGAAGGCCGTAAGAAAAATCTTCGCTGCAAAGGGCAGGCCATCCGACAATCCCCTGATCGTCCACGTTCATGAGCATGAGCAGATATACGAAATAGCCGAACCAAACAGGGTGGCGGAGAAGCTCGTTGAAGAGTTTTTCCCGGGGCCCCTTACACTGGTGATGAAGAAAAAAGAGGTTGTGCCAAGGGAAACCACCGGCGGTCTGAACACGGTGGCCGTCAGAATGCCTGCCCACAAGGTCGCCCTGAAACTGATAGAGCTTTCCGGCGTTCCAATAGCCGCCCCTTCAGCCAACAAAAGCGGAAAGCCAAGCCCCACTCGGGCAGAGCATGTAATTGAAGATTTCGGGAATGAGATAGACTGCATTATCGATGCCGGAAAAACCCGGATCGGGCTTGAATCCACTGTCGTGGACACGACCACATATCCACTGGAAATCCTGAGACCCGGAGCAATTACACGGGAAATGCTCGAGGAGTTTTTCGAAGTGAAGGTTATAAGAAAATCCGATGTCGCGAGAAGTCCGGGCATGAAGTACAGGCACTATTCTCCCGATGCAGATGTGATAGTCCTCGTCGGAGATACGGCAAGAGAGGAGATGCGTGAGCTTGCAGAGAGGCTTTCCAGAGATGGAAGAAAAGTGGGCATTGCTGCAATGAAGGCAGATGAGTTCCAGGACATTCCCACATACAATCTCGGCAGCACCCTGAGAGAGTTTGCCGAAAGGCTCTTCGATGCTCTCCGGGAGCTTGACAGAGTCTGCGACGTGATCATAGTGGAGGGGGTTGAGGAAAAAGGGCTGGGACTTGCGATAATGAACAGGCTTTCGAAAGCGGGCAGAGTCTACAGGGTTTAG
- a CDS encoding DUF473 domain-containing protein: MRCYVISGISRYTIEEVLKGNLRTLELRNVVNISSALNAGIGECVFITTAKNVDLSRGVTGIIAEVERKELTTHTMYYSRNDYFEECEMTAVRLKIRPRGVGRIIQVFRKDILSPVEAEVIQLDHFLAR, translated from the coding sequence ATGAGGTGCTACGTTATCTCCGGCATTTCCCGGTACACCATCGAGGAAGTGTTGAAGGGGAATCTGAGAACTCTGGAGCTGAGAAACGTCGTCAACATATCAAGTGCCCTGAATGCAGGAATTGGCGAATGTGTTTTCATAACCACCGCCAAGAACGTTGATCTGTCGAGAGGAGTTACGGGAATAATAGCAGAGGTGGAGAGAAAGGAGCTTACCACCCACACGATGTATTACTCAAGAAATGACTACTTCGAGGAATGTGAGATGACCGCCGTCAGGCTTAAAATAAGGCCAAGGGGGGTTGGAAGAATAATCCAGGTGTTCAGAAAAGACATTTTAAGTCCGGTTGAGGCAGAGGTTATTCAGCTTGACCACTTTCTGGCAAGATAG
- a CDS encoding proteasome assembly chaperone family protein → MGDTRVFSESTEMENPILITSFPGIGLVGTIASGHLILELKLEQIGVIESKLLPPIATLFEGVVQPPVRIYRCPELNFILIHSDVPVHPGIAYDLSSVILEWAESISAKRLVSLAGLTTFEGKKRVYGAATSEEVLNEIKEHVEIFRTGTISGIAGSLMNECVARKFPAFALLGETAGFNPDPRAAAEVILTLNRIYGWDISTEKLIKEAEFIEAQMQKLAEQTQMQEVKEDYHPMYG, encoded by the coding sequence ATGGGAGATACGAGAGTCTTTTCTGAGAGCACAGAAATGGAAAACCCCATTCTGATTACAAGCTTTCCCGGAATAGGTCTCGTCGGAACAATTGCAAGTGGACACCTCATACTGGAACTTAAACTTGAACAGATTGGAGTTATCGAGTCAAAGCTGCTTCCCCCAATAGCCACACTTTTCGAGGGAGTCGTCCAGCCTCCCGTGAGGATATACAGGTGCCCGGAACTCAACTTTATCCTGATACACTCCGATGTCCCGGTTCATCCGGGAATAGCATACGACCTCAGTTCAGTAATTCTTGAGTGGGCAGAATCAATCAGCGCAAAAAGACTGGTGTCACTCGCTGGATTAACCACATTTGAGGGCAAAAAGAGGGTATACGGCGCAGCCACATCCGAGGAAGTTCTGAACGAGATAAAGGAGCATGTGGAGATATTCAGAACGGGAACGATAAGCGGCATAGCTGGAAGTTTGATGAACGAATGCGTGGCGAGAAAGTTCCCGGCATTTGCCCTCCTCGGCGAGACGGCAGGATTCAATCCTGATCCGAGGGCTGCAGCGGAGGTCATCCTGACCCTCAACAGGATTTATGGATGGGACATAAGCACGGAGAAACTGATAAAGGAGGCGGAGTTTATTGAGGCACAGATGCAGAAGCTCGCAGAGCAGACACAGATGCAGGAGGTAAAAGAAGATTATCATCCAATGTACGGGTGA
- a CDS encoding DUF5611 family protein — protein MREYRFKRGFKPTAERLEEMIIKYFGSFEKDGDVYVVRYKALEELRLWLEGKVLKAETRTNPNVDDETALETLRTYNRFLDELTGYTAKERKKHMMKDVEGS, from the coding sequence ATGCGAGAGTATCGATTCAAAAGGGGTTTCAAGCCCACAGCAGAAAGGCTGGAGGAGATGATAATCAAGTATTTTGGCAGCTTCGAAAAAGACGGTGATGTTTATGTTGTCAGATACAAGGCTCTCGAGGAGCTTAGACTATGGCTCGAAGGGAAGGTCCTGAAGGCTGAAACCAGAACGAACCCGAATGTGGATGACGAAACCGCACTTGAGACTCTCAGAACCTACAACAGGTTCCTTGATGAGCTTACCGGATACACAGCAAAAGAAAGAAAGAAACACATGATGAAGGATGTGGAGGGAAGTTAG